A genomic segment from Panthera tigris isolate Pti1 chromosome A1, P.tigris_Pti1_mat1.1, whole genome shotgun sequence encodes:
- the TNFRSF19 gene encoding tumor necrosis factor receptor superfamily member 19 isoform X5 yields MECVPCGDPPPPYEPHCTSKVNLVKIPSTASSPRDTALAAVICSALATVLLALLVLCVIYCKRQFMEKKPSWSLRAQDIQYNGSELSCFDRPQLSGSAPRPCCKCHRDSAQTCGPVHLIPSLCCDEACSIDRVTLGCRVHSKTTLQERHAGPVGETMPTFFGSLSRSICGEFSDAWPLMQNPVCGDDLSFCDSDPELTGEDVHPLSPENHCSFSSDSDSRQDSVGGAVPIQARPENLTDAADFSRPHSSLTESVLTQATLPARSQLHQESGDMIGLTAQTSLQEKNPDGTQQALTPPLGLTD; encoded by the exons GTACCAGCAAGGTCAACCTCGTGAAGATCCCGTCCACGGCCTCCAGCCCGCGGGACACAGCCCTGGCGGCCGTGATCTGCAGCGCCCTGGCCACCGTCCTGCTGGCCCTGCTCGTCCTCTGTGTCATCTATTGTAAGAGGCAGTTCATGGAGAAGAAACCCAGCT GGTCTCTGAGAGCACAGGACATTCAGTACAACGGTTCTGAACTGTCATGTTTTGACAGACCTCAGCTCAGCGGATCTGCTCCCAGACCGTGTTGTAAATGTCACCGGGACTCGGCCCAGACCTGCG GGCCGGTTCACTTGATTCCGTCCCTGTGCTGTGACGAGGCCTGCAGCATCGACCGGGTGACTCTGGGCTGTAGAGTGCATTCCAAGACCACTCTTCAGGAGAG ACACGCAGGTCCGGTGGGGGAGACCATGCCCACTTTCTTCGGGTCCCTTTCAAGGTCCATCTGTGGCGAGTTTTCAGATGCCTGGCCTCTGATGCAGAACCCCGTCTGTGGTGACGACCTCTCTTTTTGTGACTCTGATCCTGAACTCACTGGAGAAGACGTTCATCCTCTCAGTCCGGAAAACCACTGCTCATTCTCCTCGGATTCAGACAGTCGTCAGGATTCGGTTGGTGGAGCTGTTCCAATTCAAGCTCGTCCTGAAAACTTGACAGATGCCGCTGATTTCTCTAGACCTCACAGCTCACTGACGGAATCAGTGCTAACTCAGGCTACACTGCCTGCCAGAAGCCAGCTGCATCAGGAGAGCGGCGACATGATCGGCCTGACCGCTCAGACGTCCCTCCAG GAGAAGAATCCGGATGGAACCCAGCAGGCACTTACTCCTCCGCTTGGGCTTACGGACTGA